A region of Plantactinospora sp. BC1 DNA encodes the following proteins:
- a CDS encoding DNA-processing protein DprA — MDEERLARIALTWLFEPGTRAVVRLVREFGAAGALRHLLAGKVSDHRLRATVESRLAAGDPWQVALDAAEQTERLGARVVIPTDPEWPTRLRSLDQLTLSGTDRRVDQETAPPLCFWVRGAWPLGEALQRSVAVVGSRAATPYGLHVATEIAFGLAERDWTVVSGGAFGIDAAAHRGALNAGGLTVAVLACGVDRPYPVGNTALFDRIADVGLLVSEWPPGAEPLRPRFLIRNRVIAAATAGTLVVEAAARSGATQTLRRAIAMKRPSMVVPGPVTSAMSVGAHELLREYPEARLVTGVPHVLEEVGRIGADLAPPVRGPERPQDGLDDDSALILESVPRRRPAGPDVLAARTGLDLRTALRKLSLLEQLGLVLRRDDGFLLAPAATRSGRAASARPAR, encoded by the coding sequence ATGGACGAGGAGAGGTTGGCACGCATCGCGTTGACCTGGCTCTTCGAGCCCGGCACCCGAGCGGTGGTCCGCCTGGTACGGGAGTTCGGGGCGGCCGGGGCGCTGCGCCACCTGCTCGCCGGCAAGGTCTCGGACCACCGGCTACGGGCAACGGTCGAGTCCCGACTGGCCGCCGGGGACCCGTGGCAGGTCGCCCTCGACGCCGCCGAGCAGACCGAACGGCTCGGTGCACGGGTGGTGATTCCCACCGACCCCGAGTGGCCGACCCGGCTACGGAGCCTGGACCAGTTGACCCTGTCCGGTACCGACCGCAGGGTCGACCAGGAGACGGCACCGCCGCTCTGCTTCTGGGTGCGCGGTGCCTGGCCACTCGGCGAGGCGTTGCAACGATCGGTGGCCGTGGTCGGGTCCCGGGCCGCCACCCCGTACGGGCTGCACGTCGCCACCGAGATCGCTTTCGGACTGGCGGAGCGGGACTGGACCGTCGTCTCCGGCGGTGCGTTCGGCATCGACGCGGCGGCGCACCGGGGCGCCCTGAATGCCGGTGGCCTGACCGTGGCGGTACTCGCCTGCGGTGTCGATCGGCCCTATCCGGTGGGAAACACCGCCCTCTTCGACCGAATCGCCGACGTCGGCCTGCTGGTCAGCGAGTGGCCACCCGGGGCGGAGCCGCTGCGGCCCCGCTTCCTGATCCGCAACCGGGTGATCGCCGCCGCTACCGCCGGCACCCTGGTGGTCGAGGCGGCGGCCCGCAGCGGTGCGACGCAGACGCTGCGGCGGGCGATCGCGATGAAGCGGCCCTCGATGGTGGTGCCCGGACCGGTCACCTCCGCCATGTCGGTCGGGGCGCACGAACTGCTCCGCGAATATCCCGAGGCCCGACTCGTCACCGGCGTACCACACGTGCTCGAGGAGGTGGGGCGGATCGGGGCCGACCTCGCACCGCCGGTTCGTGGTCCCGAGAGGCCACAGGACGGGCTCGACGACGACTCCGCGCTGATCCTGGAGTCGGTTCCGCGACGCCGCCCGGCCGGCCCGGACGTCCTCGCCGCGCGGACCGGGCTCGACCTGCGTACCGCCCTGCGCAAGCTCTCCCTGCTGGAACAGCTCGGCCTGGTGCTCCGCCGCGATGACGGGTTCCTCCTCGCTCCGGCGGCGACCCGATCCGGCCGCGCAGCGTCTGCTCGGCCCGCCCGCTGA
- a CDS encoding low specificity L-threonine aldolase, whose product MPSSESRAHPATASSIRRSLFLHAPIHRMPRAVLHEMLDQLDDDTPPGGPDAPVARMERRIADLFGTESALFFPTGTMAQQVALRIHAERRGRHAFAAHPQSHLDVWEQRGYHVVHGLRFHPVGDRHALMTDAALAAIGEPLAAVVWELPQRDIGGQLPEWDELREQVAAVRARGAAAHLDGARIWEAQTYYRRPFAEIAGLFDTVYTSLYKALLGIRGAVLAADAATIAEATVWRSRLGGAIHDAWPLALAGLAGLDRLLPQMPAFREHAIAIATAINSDGVALAWPDPPQTPIFHVHLPASRQDVERAGEEMIAEHGVQLFPRVRSAADPTRCSFEVTVGEQAMAFSPDEVVALLHELLDRAGGRQP is encoded by the coding sequence ATGCCCTCGTCCGAGTCCCGCGCGCACCCCGCTACCGCCTCGTCGATCCGACGCTCCCTGTTCCTGCACGCACCGATCCACCGGATGCCCCGGGCGGTCCTGCACGAGATGCTCGACCAGCTCGACGACGACACCCCGCCGGGCGGACCCGATGCCCCGGTCGCCCGAATGGAGCGGCGGATCGCCGACCTGTTCGGTACGGAGTCGGCGCTCTTCTTCCCGACCGGCACGATGGCACAGCAGGTGGCGTTGCGGATCCATGCCGAACGTCGCGGCCGGCACGCGTTCGCCGCACATCCGCAGAGCCACCTGGACGTCTGGGAGCAGCGGGGCTACCACGTCGTGCACGGGCTGCGGTTCCACCCCGTCGGGGACCGCCACGCGCTGATGACCGACGCCGCGCTGGCGGCGATCGGGGAACCGCTGGCCGCAGTGGTCTGGGAGCTGCCGCAGCGGGACATCGGCGGGCAGCTTCCCGAGTGGGACGAGCTGCGCGAGCAGGTCGCGGCCGTCCGCGCCCGAGGTGCGGCGGCACACCTGGACGGCGCCCGGATCTGGGAGGCGCAGACCTACTACCGCCGCCCGTTCGCGGAGATCGCCGGGCTGTTCGACACCGTCTACACCTCGCTCTACAAGGCCCTGCTCGGCATCCGGGGTGCCGTCCTCGCCGCCGACGCCGCGACCATCGCCGAGGCGACGGTGTGGCGGAGCCGGCTGGGCGGAGCGATCCACGATGCCTGGCCGTTGGCGCTGGCCGGCCTCGCCGGCCTGGACAGGCTGCTGCCGCAGATGCCGGCGTTCCGGGAGCACGCGATCGCGATCGCCACCGCGATCAACAGCGACGGTGTGGCGCTGGCCTGGCCGGATCCGCCGCAGACGCCGATTTTCCACGTCCACCTGCCGGCGTCGAGACAGGACGTCGAACGGGCCGGCGAGGAGATGATCGCCGAACATGGCGTACAGCTGTTTCCACGGGTGCGCTCCGCTGCGGACCCGACGAGATGCAGCTTCGAGGTCACGGTGGGCGAGCAGGCCATGGCGTTCTCCCCGGACGAGGTGGTCGCGCTCCTGCACGAACTGCTCGACCGGGCGGGCGGGCGCCAGCCGTAA
- a CDS encoding YraN family protein, producing the protein MTAARQAVGAYGERCAVRHLVEAGLRVVVRNWRCAHGEIDIIAWEGNVLAFCEVKTRRSDAFGTPAEAVVGRKAGRLRRLAAEWLRTSGVHPEQIRFDVVEVYPARSGPARVEHLRAAF; encoded by the coding sequence ATGACAGCGGCGAGACAGGCGGTCGGGGCGTACGGGGAGCGGTGTGCCGTACGGCACCTGGTCGAGGCGGGACTGCGAGTCGTGGTCCGGAACTGGCGATGTGCCCACGGCGAGATCGACATCATCGCGTGGGAGGGGAACGTCCTCGCCTTCTGCGAGGTCAAGACCCGGCGGAGTGACGCGTTCGGCACCCCGGCCGAGGCGGTGGTCGGCCGCAAGGCGGGCCGGTTGCGCCGGTTGGCCGCCGAATGGCTGCGGACCAGCGGGGTGCATCCGGAGCAGATCCGGTTCGACGTCGTCGAGGTGTACCCGGCGCGTAGCGGGCCGGCCCGCGTCGAGCACCTGCGAGCGGCATTCTGA
- the tsf gene encoding translation elongation factor Ts, with the protein MSNFTAADVKKLRDLTGAGMMDCKKALTEAEGDFDKAVEVLRVKGVKDVGKRAGRTAANGLVAHSGKALLELNCETDFVAKNSDFIAFAQLLVEHGAQAGVADAEALLGSTLPDGRTVADAVQEQSAKIGEKLVLNRFAAVDGTAAVYLHRKAQDLPPQVGVLVEYTGKADEAGDADARAVAMQIAAMRPKYLTRDEVPAETVASERRIAEQTAREEGKPEAALPKIIEGRVNAFFKDYVLIEQASVADNKKSVKQVLAEAGIEVTRFVRFEVGQA; encoded by the coding sequence ATGTCCAACTTCACCGCCGCGGACGTCAAGAAGCTCCGGGACCTCACCGGCGCCGGCATGATGGACTGCAAGAAGGCCCTCACCGAGGCCGAGGGCGACTTCGACAAGGCTGTCGAGGTCCTGCGCGTCAAGGGCGTCAAGGACGTCGGCAAGCGGGCTGGCCGGACGGCCGCCAACGGTCTGGTGGCGCACTCCGGCAAGGCCCTGCTCGAACTCAACTGCGAGACGGACTTCGTCGCCAAGAACAGCGACTTCATCGCCTTCGCACAGCTCCTGGTGGAGCACGGTGCGCAGGCCGGGGTCGCCGACGCGGAGGCGCTGCTCGGCAGCACGCTGCCGGACGGCCGGACCGTCGCCGACGCCGTACAGGAGCAGTCCGCCAAGATCGGCGAGAAGCTGGTGCTCAACCGCTTCGCCGCGGTGGACGGTACCGCCGCGGTCTACCTGCACCGCAAGGCGCAGGACCTGCCGCCGCAGGTCGGCGTGCTGGTGGAGTACACCGGCAAGGCCGACGAGGCGGGCGACGCCGACGCGCGCGCTGTCGCCATGCAGATCGCCGCGATGCGTCCGAAGTACCTGACCCGGGACGAGGTGCCGGCCGAGACCGTCGCCTCCGAGCGGCGCATCGCCGAGCAGACCGCCCGCGAGGAGGGCAAGCCGGAGGCCGCCCTGCCGAAGATCATCGAGGGTCGGGTCAACGCGTTCTTCAAGGACTACGTCCTGATCGAGCAGGCTTCGGTCGCCGACAACAAGAAGTCGGTCAAGCAGGTGCTGGCCGAGGCCGGCATCGAGGTGACCCGGTTCGTCCGGTTCGAGGTCGGCCAGGCCTGA
- the pyrH gene encoding UMP kinase → MTQVVSDRTLAADDPTAPPPGRARRVVLKLSGEVFGGGAIGVDPDVVQAIARQIATVVRRGVQVSVVVGGGNFFRGAELQKRGMDRARADYMGMLGTVMNCLALQDFLEKEGIETRVQSAITMAQVAEPYIPLRAIRHLEKGRVVIFGAGAGMPYFSTDTVAAQRALEIRADVVLMSKNGVDGVYTADPRTDPDASKLDKITFSEVLRRGLRVADAAAFSLCEENGLPMLVFGAEGDDTIIRAVAGEPIGTLITT, encoded by the coding sequence ATGACGCAGGTTGTGAGTGACCGGACCCTGGCGGCGGACGATCCGACAGCACCGCCGCCCGGGCGGGCCCGCCGGGTGGTGCTCAAGCTCTCCGGCGAGGTCTTCGGCGGTGGGGCGATCGGCGTCGATCCGGACGTCGTCCAGGCCATCGCCCGGCAGATCGCAACCGTGGTACGCCGGGGCGTGCAGGTCTCGGTCGTGGTGGGCGGCGGGAACTTCTTCCGTGGCGCCGAGTTGCAGAAGCGCGGCATGGACCGGGCCCGGGCCGACTACATGGGGATGCTCGGCACCGTGATGAACTGCCTCGCGCTCCAGGACTTCCTGGAGAAGGAGGGGATCGAGACCCGGGTGCAGAGTGCGATCACGATGGCCCAGGTCGCCGAGCCCTACATCCCGCTGCGGGCCATCCGGCACCTGGAGAAGGGCCGTGTGGTGATCTTCGGCGCGGGTGCCGGCATGCCGTACTTCTCCACCGACACCGTCGCCGCGCAGCGGGCCCTGGAGATCCGCGCCGACGTGGTGCTGATGAGCAAGAACGGGGTGGACGGCGTCTACACCGCCGATCCGCGTACCGACCCCGACGCCAGCAAGCTCGACAAGATCACCTTTTCCGAGGTGCTGCGTCGCGGCCTCCGGGTCGCCGACGCCGCCGCGTTCAGCCTCTGTGAGGAGAATGGCCTGCCGATGCTGGTGTTCGGCGCCGAGGGCGACGACACCATCATCCGGGCGGTCGCCGGCGAGCCGATCGGCACATTGATCACGACGTGA
- the frr gene encoding ribosome recycling factor has protein sequence MIDDTLLEAEEKMERAVEHAKEEFGAIRTGRATPAMFSKIIIDYYGSPTPLTQMASVGVPEPRMAIIKPYDASQLHAMEKAIRDSDLGVNPNNEGNQLRILLPQMTEERRRDMIKVARHKGEEAKVAIRNIRRRGKEELDRIVKDGEAGEDDGRRAEKELDDLTHKYVSHVDELVKHKETELLEV, from the coding sequence GTGATCGACGACACCCTCCTCGAGGCCGAGGAGAAGATGGAGCGCGCGGTCGAGCACGCCAAGGAGGAGTTTGGCGCCATCCGTACCGGGCGGGCCACTCCGGCGATGTTCTCCAAGATCATAATCGACTACTACGGCAGTCCGACCCCGCTGACCCAGATGGCCTCCGTCGGGGTGCCCGAGCCGCGGATGGCGATCATCAAGCCGTACGACGCGTCGCAGCTGCACGCCATGGAGAAGGCGATCCGCGACTCCGATCTCGGCGTGAACCCCAACAACGAGGGCAACCAGCTACGCATCCTGCTGCCGCAGATGACCGAGGAGCGGCGCCGGGACATGATCAAGGTGGCCCGGCACAAGGGCGAGGAAGCCAAGGTGGCGATCCGGAACATCCGTCGCCGTGGCAAGGAGGAACTCGACCGCATCGTCAAGGACGGCGAGGCGGGCGAGGACGACGGCCGGCGGGCCGAGAAGGAACTCGACGACCTCACCCACAAGTACGTCTCGCACGTCGACGAGTTGGTGAAACACAAGGAAACCGAGTTGCTCGAGGTCTGA
- the rpsB gene encoding 30S ribosomal protein S2 gives MAVVTMRQLLESGVHFGHQTRRWNPKMKRFIFTERNGIYIIDLRQTLDYIEKAYEFVRGTVAEGGSILFVGTKKQAQEAIAEQATRVGQPFVNHRWLGGMLTNFQTVYKRLQRMKELEALGDLSGTAQGYTKKETLQLSREKDKLTRTLGGLRDMQKVPAAIWVVDTKKEHIAVDEARKLGIPVIAVLDTNCDPDEVDFPIPGNDDAIRSAELLTKVIAAAVGDGLIARSGKRRGTDEKPEPGVVGADEPLAEWERELIEDTEKKAAGEAEQKAGEPAGVAAE, from the coding sequence ATGGCCGTAGTGACCATGCGTCAGCTGCTGGAGAGCGGTGTCCACTTCGGGCACCAGACCCGGCGCTGGAACCCGAAGATGAAGCGCTTCATCTTCACCGAGCGTAACGGCATCTACATCATCGACCTGCGGCAGACTCTCGACTACATCGAGAAGGCGTACGAGTTCGTGCGCGGGACCGTCGCCGAGGGCGGCAGCATCCTCTTCGTGGGTACGAAGAAGCAGGCCCAGGAGGCGATCGCCGAGCAGGCGACCCGGGTCGGCCAGCCGTTCGTGAACCACCGCTGGCTGGGTGGCATGCTGACCAACTTCCAGACGGTCTACAAGCGGCTCCAGCGGATGAAGGAGCTGGAGGCCCTCGGCGACCTGTCGGGCACCGCGCAGGGCTACACCAAGAAGGAGACCCTCCAGCTCTCCCGCGAGAAGGACAAGCTGACCCGCACCCTCGGTGGCCTGCGGGACATGCAGAAGGTCCCGGCCGCGATCTGGGTGGTCGACACCAAGAAGGAGCACATCGCCGTCGACGAGGCCCGCAAGCTGGGCATCCCGGTGATCGCCGTGCTCGACACCAACTGTGACCCGGACGAGGTCGACTTCCCGATCCCGGGTAACGACGACGCGATCCGCTCCGCCGAGCTGCTGACCAAGGTCATCGCGGCGGCCGTCGGTGACGGTCTGATCGCCCGTTCCGGCAAGCGCCGTGGCACCGACGAGAAGCCCGAGCCGGGTGTGGTCGGCGCCGACGAGCCGCTCGCCGAGTGGGAGCGCGAGCTGATCGAGGACACCGAGAAGAAGGCGGCCGGCGAGGCGGAGCAGAAGGCCGGCGAGCCGGCGGGCGTCGCCGCCGAGTGA
- the rlmN gene encoding 23S rRNA (adenine(2503)-C(2))-methyltransferase RlmN, with protein sequence MTSLPLIQITPDDSTGSPSRRAAMPPRHLADLDLPARQAAVAELGEPAFRARQVSTHYFGRLVRDPARMTDLPAAARDRIATELLPSLLTPVREVATDDGATRKALWRLHDGSLVESVLMGYPDRVTVCISSQAGCGMACPFCATGQAGLTRNLSTAEIVDQAVYLAGVAASGAIAGSPSRLSHVVFMGMGEPLANYARVVSAVRRLTAPAPEGLGLSQRHVTVSTVGLVPAMRRLADEGLSVTLALSLHAPDDELRDELVPVNQRWKVAEVLDAAWHYAERTGRRVSIEYAMIRDVNDQPWRADLLGRLLAGRLTHVNLIPLNPTPGSRWDASPKPVEREFVRRLRAAGVSTTVRDTRGREIDGACGQLAAAAVTR encoded by the coding sequence ATGACGAGCCTGCCCTTGATCCAGATCACGCCGGACGATTCGACCGGGTCACCGTCGCGTCGCGCGGCGATGCCGCCCCGACACCTCGCCGACCTCGACCTGCCCGCCCGGCAGGCGGCCGTGGCCGAGCTGGGTGAGCCCGCGTTCCGGGCCCGACAGGTCTCCACGCACTACTTCGGGCGGCTCGTCAGGGATCCGGCGCGGATGACCGACCTGCCGGCCGCCGCCCGGGACCGGATCGCGACCGAGCTGCTGCCGAGCCTGCTCACCCCGGTACGCGAGGTCGCCACCGACGACGGCGCGACCCGCAAGGCGCTGTGGCGGCTGCACGACGGGTCACTGGTGGAGAGCGTGCTGATGGGTTACCCGGACCGGGTCACCGTCTGCATCTCCAGCCAGGCCGGCTGCGGCATGGCCTGCCCGTTCTGCGCCACCGGTCAGGCCGGGCTGACCCGCAACCTCTCCACCGCCGAGATCGTCGACCAGGCCGTGTACCTCGCCGGGGTCGCCGCGTCCGGCGCGATCGCCGGCTCCCCGTCCCGGCTGTCCCACGTGGTCTTCATGGGCATGGGCGAGCCGCTGGCCAACTACGCGCGGGTGGTCTCCGCCGTCCGGCGGCTGACCGCTCCGGCCCCGGAGGGGCTCGGCCTCTCGCAGCGGCACGTCACCGTCTCCACTGTCGGCCTGGTGCCTGCGATGCGCCGGCTGGCCGACGAGGGACTCTCGGTGACTCTTGCGTTGTCGCTGCATGCGCCCGATGATGAGCTGCGCGACGAACTGGTTCCGGTCAACCAGCGGTGGAAGGTTGCCGAGGTGCTGGACGCCGCGTGGCACTACGCGGAGCGTACGGGGCGTCGCGTGTCCATTGAATACGCGATGATTCGAGATGTGAACGACCAGCCGTGGCGTGCCGACCTCCTCGGTCGGCTGCTGGCCGGTCGACTGACCCACGTGAACCTGATCCCGCTCAACCCGACTCCGGGGAGCCGCTGGGACGCGAGCCCTAAGCCGGTAGAGCGGGAGTTCGTCCGGCGGCTGCGCGCGGCCGGTGTCTCGACGACCGTTCGGGACACCCGGGGGCGCGAAATCGACGGTGCGTGCGGCCAACTGGCCGCCGCGGCGGTGACGCGGTGA
- a CDS encoding YifB family Mg chelatase-like AAA ATPase yields MSYAKVLCVGLVGVTGHVVEVEADLATGLPTVVLSGLPDTALNEARDRVRAAIVNSGQRWPNRRITVNLLPATLPKHGSAFDLAIAAALLGGSGEMPLAPLDRVAVLGELGLDGTVRPVRGVLPMVVAAVRAGITRVVVPLDNAAEASVVPGVRVRAVDTLHRLVAFIRDGTPLLDPPSPPATSPRPGPDLADVAGQGLGRRALEVAAAGGHHLALFGPPGAGKTMLAERLPSILPELDDEGALEVTALHSIAGLLPPDGQLLRRPPFQAPHHTATIASLVGGGSGLARPGAVSLAHRGVLFLDEAPEFVRGALEALRQPLESGRIVLARSRGGTEYPARVQLVVAANPCPCAKPSGDISCECTPLARRRYLGRLSGPLLDRLDVQVRVSPLRAAELMAAEQTVESSAVVAERVGKARAAAAARWAAGGWRVNAEVPGPQLRHPRWRLPANDTHALRRLLDSGVLSARGFDRVIRLAWSIADLDGRQRPDAGDVDEATQLRTGSLA; encoded by the coding sequence ATGAGTTACGCCAAGGTGCTCTGCGTCGGACTGGTCGGGGTCACCGGGCACGTCGTCGAGGTCGAGGCCGACCTGGCCACCGGGCTGCCCACCGTCGTACTGTCCGGGCTTCCCGACACCGCCCTCAACGAGGCCCGGGATCGGGTACGTGCCGCGATCGTCAACTCCGGTCAGCGCTGGCCGAACCGCCGGATCACCGTCAACCTGTTGCCGGCGACGCTGCCGAAGCACGGCTCCGCGTTCGACCTCGCCATCGCGGCGGCGTTACTCGGCGGCTCGGGCGAGATGCCGCTCGCCCCGCTGGACCGGGTCGCCGTCCTCGGCGAGTTGGGTCTCGACGGTACGGTCCGGCCGGTCCGGGGCGTACTGCCGATGGTCGTGGCGGCGGTCCGGGCCGGCATCACCCGGGTGGTCGTACCACTCGACAACGCCGCCGAGGCGTCGGTCGTACCCGGGGTCCGGGTCCGGGCGGTCGACACCCTGCACCGGCTGGTGGCCTTCATCCGGGACGGTACGCCGCTGCTCGATCCGCCGTCCCCACCGGCGACGTCGCCCCGCCCCGGGCCCGACCTCGCCGATGTCGCCGGGCAGGGGCTCGGACGGCGCGCCCTGGAGGTGGCCGCCGCCGGCGGTCACCACCTGGCTCTGTTCGGGCCCCCGGGGGCCGGCAAGACGATGCTGGCCGAGCGCCTCCCCTCGATCCTGCCCGAACTGGACGACGAGGGCGCTCTGGAAGTGACCGCGTTGCACTCGATAGCCGGTCTGCTGCCTCCGGACGGGCAACTGCTGCGCCGACCGCCGTTCCAGGCCCCGCACCATACGGCGACCATCGCCTCGCTGGTCGGAGGCGGATCGGGGCTGGCCCGGCCCGGCGCGGTCTCGTTGGCGCATCGAGGGGTGCTCTTTCTCGACGAGGCTCCCGAATTCGTCCGGGGTGCGCTGGAGGCACTGCGTCAACCGTTGGAGAGCGGCCGGATCGTGCTGGCCCGGTCCCGTGGCGGCACCGAATATCCCGCCCGGGTGCAACTGGTGGTGGCGGCGAATCCGTGCCCGTGCGCGAAACCCTCCGGGGATATCTCGTGTGAGTGCACGCCGCTGGCACGCCGCCGCTATCTCGGTCGGCTCTCCGGGCCCCTGCTGGACCGGCTGGACGTGCAGGTGCGGGTGAGTCCGCTGCGGGCGGCGGAACTGATGGCCGCCGAGCAGACCGTCGAGTCGTCCGCCGTCGTCGCCGAACGGGTCGGCAAGGCCCGAGCCGCCGCCGCTGCCCGGTGGGCTGCCGGCGGTTGGCGGGTCAACGCCGAGGTGCCGGGTCCGCAGCTGCGCCATCCCCGGTGGCGGTTGCCGGCGAACGACACCCACGCGCTGCGCCGGCTGCTCGACAGCGGCGTCCTGTCCGCCCGTGGCTTCGACCGGGTGATCCGGCTGGCTTGGAGCATCGCCGACCTCGACGGTCGACAGCGCCCCGACGCCGGAGACGTGGACGAAGCGACCCAACTCCGCACCGGGAGCCTCGCATGA
- a CDS encoding phosphatidate cytidylyltransferase codes for MSHVDPYGGTAEPRGRQRPEQARGPEWSRGPGYPDGPSGRQRPAGDDDAWARARHGGAAPDAYSAPTDSYPVASDSYPAAPEAYPSPEAYPSPADAYRGAPNGYPGTAADGFSGVDRGPGGATGQRNGQPAGDVPDSTAQWRSPWRSPEPAGGPAGPEEDAAVYRDRTDHPGAEPAADAPTNPVGWPLVDPDPQPAADPASSARPGRGRRRATRSGKPAGQSRAGRNLPAAIGVGLGLGAAIVVPLFLLRPAFLLVVALAVSVGIWEMTRAVRPAGMRPPLVPLVAGGLLMVGLAWWAGPDALSLGLLVTVLATMVWRLGDGPAGYQRDMTAATLIAVYVPFLGGFAALLAAEPVDGDLRVLATLAAVVLSDTGGYAAGVAFGKHPMAPSVSPKKSWEGFAGSVLAAAVGSSLLLAYLLDVELWWGALFGVAVSIAAVLGDLAESMIKRDLKVKDMSNLLPGHGGLMDRLDSILFAVPTAYLLLAIFAPAG; via the coding sequence ATGTCCCACGTCGACCCCTACGGCGGTACCGCGGAGCCGCGTGGCCGGCAGCGGCCGGAACAAGCGCGTGGCCCGGAGTGGTCCCGTGGCCCGGGGTACCCGGACGGGCCCTCGGGCCGACAGCGGCCGGCCGGCGACGACGACGCCTGGGCTCGGGCGCGGCACGGCGGTGCCGCGCCCGACGCCTATTCGGCCCCGACGGACTCGTACCCGGTCGCCTCGGACTCCTATCCGGCCGCTCCGGAGGCGTACCCGTCCCCGGAGGCGTACCCGTCCCCGGCGGACGCGTACCGGGGCGCACCGAACGGCTACCCGGGTACGGCTGCCGACGGCTTCTCCGGCGTCGACCGGGGGCCGGGCGGGGCGACCGGGCAACGCAACGGCCAGCCCGCCGGGGACGTACCGGATTCCACGGCACAGTGGCGTTCTCCGTGGCGTTCTCCCGAGCCGGCCGGTGGTCCGGCGGGTCCCGAGGAGGACGCGGCGGTGTACCGCGATCGGACCGACCACCCCGGCGCCGAGCCGGCGGCGGACGCCCCGACCAACCCGGTCGGCTGGCCGCTCGTCGACCCGGATCCGCAACCGGCTGCCGATCCGGCGTCGTCGGCCCGGCCCGGCCGGGGCCGGCGCCGGGCGACCCGCTCCGGCAAGCCTGCCGGGCAGTCCCGGGCCGGCCGGAACCTGCCGGCCGCGATCGGCGTCGGGCTCGGGCTCGGCGCGGCGATCGTCGTGCCGCTCTTCCTCCTCCGCCCGGCATTCCTGCTCGTGGTGGCGCTCGCGGTCAGCGTCGGCATCTGGGAGATGACCCGGGCGGTACGCCCCGCCGGGATGCGCCCGCCGCTCGTGCCGCTGGTCGCCGGCGGACTCCTGATGGTCGGGCTGGCCTGGTGGGCCGGGCCGGACGCGCTCAGCCTGGGATTGTTGGTGACCGTGCTGGCCACGATGGTGTGGCGGCTCGGGGACGGGCCGGCCGGCTACCAGCGGGACATGACCGCCGCCACCCTGATCGCGGTCTACGTGCCGTTCCTCGGCGGCTTCGCGGCGCTGCTCGCCGCCGAGCCGGTCGACGGTGACCTGCGGGTGCTGGCCACCCTGGCCGCGGTGGTCCTCTCCGACACCGGCGGGTACGCCGCCGGGGTGGCCTTCGGCAAGCACCCGATGGCGCCCTCGGTGAGCCCGAAGAAGTCCTGGGAGGGCTTTGCCGGCTCGGTGCTGGCGGCCGCCGTCGGCAGCTCGCTGCTGCTGGCGTACCTGCTCGACGTGGAGTTGTGGTGGGGCGCCCTCTTCGGGGTGGCGGTCTCGATCGCGGCGGTCCTCGGCGACCTCGCCGAATCCATGATCAAGAGGGATCTCAAGGTCAAGGACATGAGCAACCTGCTGCCGGGGCACGGCGGGCTGATGGACCGGCTCGACTCGATCCTCTTCGCGGTGCCGACCGCCTACCTACTGCTGGCGATCTTCGCCCCGGCCGGCTGA